TGTCACACCTGTTATATCAGCGTCCTCTCGCCCCGATAGAAACCTATCCGGGTCAAACTTCTCAGGGTCGGACCAAATCTTCGGGTCATGCGAGATCGCATGTGAGAAAAACTCCACATTAGCATCCGTGGGTATGTCATACCCGCCCAATTTAACTGGCTCTGTTACTGCATGGGTTAGTGCAAAGTACGTAGGAGGATGTTTACGTAACAACTCTTTTACGACGGCGTTTAAGTAAGGCATCTTCTCTATGTCCTTCTCATCAACCTTTCTATCACCCACTGTGCTTCTGATCTCTTCGTACATTCTCTTCTGTATGCTTGGGTTTTCGATCAGTCTCCCTATGGCCCACTCTAATGCTGTTGCAGTTGTGTCGGTCCCACCGTTCAAGAATTCTGAACATAGGGTTACAAGTTCCGGATTTGTCGGTCCTGATTTTCTACCTGTtgaaaatataattaagtaaatatttaaatatatattttctcttaaaacttaaatttttaaacGAGATGGTCATATAATATAACTCTATACCTTCGACTTTCACTTCGAACAAAGTGTCTAGGTACGAAAATGAGGCTGCAGTCTTATCGGACCCAGGATTTTGTATAGCTCTACGACGTTTCTCGATCAAAGGGACAAGTGTTTCGATTTGTTGCTTGCGAACTTCTTGAACTTTCTTACGTTGTTTATACCCAACAAATAAGCTCAATATAGGAAGATAATCATCTATTCTTGGAAGAAGCTCAATTAACACATCCTTCATCATTTGATCAACGGTTTCAATCATTTTTTCATCCATTTCAACACCAAAACACATAGCCAAAAGTATATAAAACACTGCGAAACGCACGTTTTTCAgcacccaaacgacgtcgttatTGGCCTTAGCATCTGCATGAATCCTTTCAATCAACTTATCCATTGCTATTTCTCTACAATCACGAAACTCTTTCACTCTACTCGAACTAAGCATATTTTGGACCATGTTTCTTCTAAGGGATCGCCAAAGTGGCCCGTAAATTGCTGCATTGAcactgaacttgttgcaactgaaAATGGTTCGGGTCGGGTTCTCACTCGGGCGGGTAGCGAATATCTGACCCTTTTCGATTAAAGCTTCATAAGCCAAGTCAGCACTGCTAACAATAATCATAGTACGAGCACCCATTTTGAGTGTGAAAATGGAGCCATATTTTGGTTTGAGTTCTGTAATGTATTCGAAAAATTGCTTACCAGAACCAGCTACTTGAAAAAGGTTACCGACTACCGGCCAACCCGGTGGTCCTGGAGGAAGATTGAgtttttttgatttgtttttgcGTGTGAACAAGAAGATGAGATTTAAGAGAAGAAATGCTAAAGCTGTGAATAAGAGGTCCATTGTTATGAAAGTTAGTGATGTATACAATTGAGATGGAAGTAATGAGTGGAACTAGCTAGTGAGGAAAAAGGAGTATAAGAATGGAAAAAAGCTTGAAATTATAGTTAGGAAATAATAAATGCTGTTACagtaaagaaaagagaagaaaactaTGCATGTTAATTGAAAGT
The sequence above is drawn from the Nicotiana tabacum cultivar K326 chromosome 13, ASM71507v2, whole genome shotgun sequence genome and encodes:
- the LOC107788916 gene encoding cytochrome P450 77A1-like: MDLLFTALAFLLLNLIFLFTRKNKSKKLNLPPGPPGWPVVGNLFQVAGSGKQFFEYITELKPKYGSIFTLKMGARTMIIVSSADLAYEALIEKGQIFATRPSENPTRTIFSCNKFSVNAAIYGPLWRSLRRNMVQNMLSSSRVKEFRDCREIAMDKLIERIHADAKANNDVVWVLKNVRFAVFYILLAMCFGVEMDEKMIETVDQMMKDVLIELLPRIDDYLPILSLFVGYKQRKKVQEVRKQQIETLVPLIEKRRRAIQNPGSDKTAASFSYLDTLFEVKVEGRKSGPTNPELVTLCSEFLNGGTDTTATALEWAIGRLIENPSIQKRMYEEIRSTVGDRKVDEKDIEKMPYLNAVVKELLRKHPPTYFALTHAVTEPVKLGGYDIPTDANVEFFSHAISHDPKIWSDPEKFDPDRFLSGREDADITGVTKVKMMPFGVGRRICPGLGLGTVHVNLMLARMVQEFEWSAYPENSKVDFSEKLVFTVVMKNPLRAKVKPRM